In Phragmites australis chromosome 24, lpPhrAust1.1, whole genome shotgun sequence, the following are encoded in one genomic region:
- the LOC133907745 gene encoding expansin-B4 produces MGLGSLSSLAAAAVALVFLSLLAVGHCRETQFNASDVDVGNENLNASDAAVYWGPWTKARATWYGQPNGAGPDDNGGACGFKHTNQYPFMSMGSCGNQPLFKDGKGCGSCYKIRCTKDPSCSGRTETVIITDMNYYPVAPFHFDLSGTAFGRLAKPGLNDKLRHSGIIDIEFTRVPCEFPGMKIGFHVEQFSNPVYFAVLVEYEDGDGDVVQVDLMESRTAHGPPTGRWTPMRESWGSIWRLDTNHRLQAPFSIRIRNESGKTLVAKNVIPANWRPNTFYRSFVQYS; encoded by the exons ATGGGCTTgggctccctctcctccctcgccgccgccgcggtggcgctCGTGTTCCTGTCCCTCCTCGCCGTCGGCCACTGCCGCGAAACCCAGTTCAACGCCAGCGACGTCGACGTCGGCAACGAGAACCTCAACGCCAGCGACGCCGCCGTGTACTGGGGCCCCTGGACCAAGGCCAGGGCCACCTGGTACGGCCAGCCCAACGGCGCCGGCCCCGACGACAACG GTGGTGCCTGCGGCTTCAAGCACACCAACCAGTACCCGTTCATGTCCATGGGCTCCTGCGGCAACCAGCCATTGTTCAAGGACGGCAAGGGGTGCGGCTCCTGCTACAAG ATTAGGTGCACCAAGGACCCTTCCTGCTCCGGCAGGACGGAGACGGTGATCATCACCGACATGAACTACTACCCGGTGGCACCCTTCCACTTCGACCTCAGCGGCACGGCGTTCGGCAGGCTCGCCAAGCCCGGCCTCAACGACAAGCTCCGCCACTCCGGCATCATCGACATCGAGTTCACCAG GGTGCCGTGCGAGTTCCCGGGGATGAAGATCGGGTTCCACGTCGAGCAGTTCTCGAACCCCGTCTACTTCGCGGTGCTGGTGGAGTAcgaggacggcgacggcgacgtggTGCAGGTGGACCTGATGGAGTCCCGGACGGCGCACGGCCCGCCCACGGGCAGGTGGACGCCGATGCGCGAGTCCTGGGGATCCATCTGGCGGCTGGACACCAACCACCGCCTGCAGGCACCCTTCTCCATCCGCATCCGCAACGAGTCCGGCAAGACGCTCGTCGCCAAGAACGTCATCCCGGCCAACTGGAGGCCCAACACCTTCTACCGCTCCTTCGTCCAGTACAGCTGA
- the LOC133907295 gene encoding transcription factor UNE10-like isoform X2 gives MNQCVPSWDLDDPATAGAGGLNPVSAAGVHRGAVSGNGGAFAPVVVPMSNQYCDVAELTWEKSNISSHGLLNRPVPKYQPAASSQLHAIGVSAGGGDRETLEAVVGEAAARSHFAQPVPAAPWFRMGAAVGVGAVARTPADALVPCARDEAAEGEAARRKRARVVGEDGLVCASQGSAAPGRRGESALFTLDVSGGTATDDVCGFTTTTNNSTSLEREDKGSPDTENTSIGGGVSDLRCFSRRSQKRRDRINQKMKTLQKLVPNSSKTDKASLLDEVIDYLKQLQAQVQMMSRMSSMMMPMAMPQLQMSVMAQMAQMAQMAQMAQGMMNMGSLAQPGYAGLTLPMMHPPPFVPMSWDAAASTSGARADRSQQPGGGAVPDAFSALIACQAQQNGQQPSSTEAYSKMVALYQKMNQQQQQQSQPTNSSKQ, from the exons ATGAACCAGTGTGTACCGAGCTGGGATCTGGACGACCCGGCGACAGCTGGTGCGGGTGGACTTAATCCGGTGTCGGCGGCCGGCGTGCACCGGGGGGCAGTGTCAGGAAACGGGGGCGCGTTCGCGCCCGTCGTCGTGCCCATGTCGAACCAGTACTGCGACGTGGCGGAGCTGACGTGGGAAAAGAGCAACATCTCGTCGCACGGGCTGCTCAACCGGCCGGTGCCCAAGTACCAGCCCGCCGCGTCATCGCAGCTGCATGCCATAGGAGTCAGTGCCGGCGGCGGGGACCGGGAGACGCTCGAGGCAGTGGTCGGCGAGGCGGCCGCGCGGTCGCACTTCGCGCAGCCAGTGCCCGCCGCGCCGTGGTTCCGGATGGGGGCGGCGGTCGGCGTCGGCGCCGTGGCGCGCACGCCCGCGGACGCGCTCGTGCCCTGTGCGAGggacgaggcggcggagggggaggcAGCGCGGAGGAAGCGAGCGCGGGTGGTCGGCGAGGATGGGCTGGTGTGCGCCAGCCAAGGGAGCGCCGCCCCCGGCCGCCGCGGCGAGAGCGCGCTGTTCACACTGGACGTCTCCGGCGGCACCGCGACCGACGACGTGTGCGGGTTCACAACGACGACCAACAACTCGACGTCGCTGGAGCGGGAGGACAAGGGCTCCCCGGACACGGAAAACACCAGCATCGGCGGAGGGGTCAGTGACTTGCGCTGCTTCAGCCGTCGGTCACAG AAACGAAGGGACAGGATCAACCAGAAGATGAAAACCTTGCAAAAGCTCGTCCCGAACTCAAGCAAG ACGGACAAGGCGTCGTTGCTGGACGAGGTGATCGACTACCTGAAGCAGCTGCAGGCGCAGGTGCAGATGATGAGCCGGATGAGCAGCATGATGATGCCCATGGCCATGCCGCAGCTGCAGATGTCCGTCATGGCGCAGATGGCACAAATGGCCCAGATGGCGCAGATGGCCCAGGGCATGATGAACATGGGCTCCCTCGCGCAGCCGGGCTACGCCGGCCTCACGCTGCCCATGATGCACCCGCCGCCCTTCGTCCCCATGTCCTGGGACGCCGCCGCTTCCACCTCCGGCGCCAGGGCCGACCGCTCGCAGCagcccggcggcggcgccgtgcCGGACGCCTTCTCCGCCCTCATCGCTTGCCAAGCGCAGCAGAATGGCCAG CAACCGAGCAGCACGGAGGCGTACAGCAAGATGGTAGCGCTGTACCAGAAGAtgaaccagcagcagcagcagcagagccaGCCCACCAACTCATCCAAACAGTGA
- the LOC133907295 gene encoding transcription factor UNE10-like isoform X1, which translates to MNQCVPSWDLDDPATAGAGGLNPVSAAGVHRGAVSGNGGAFAPVVVPMSNQYCDVAELTWEKSNISSHGLLNRPVPKYQPAASSQLHAIGVSAGGGDRETLEAVVGEAAARSHFAQPVPAAPWFRMGAAVGVGAVARTPADALVPCARDEAAEGEAARRKRARVVGEDGLVCASQGSAAPGRRGESALFTLDVSGGTATDDVCGFTTTTNNSTSLEREDKGSPDTENTSIGGGVSDLRCFSRRSQRDGLCDDGDTVVINGEAAMRSSSISTKRSRAAAIHNESERKRRDRINQKMKTLQKLVPNSSKTDKASLLDEVIDYLKQLQAQVQMMSRMSSMMMPMAMPQLQMSVMAQMAQMAQMAQMAQGMMNMGSLAQPGYAGLTLPMMHPPPFVPMSWDAAASTSGARADRSQQPGGGAVPDAFSALIACQAQQNGQQPSSTEAYSKMVALYQKMNQQQQQQSQPTNSSKQ; encoded by the exons ATGAACCAGTGTGTACCGAGCTGGGATCTGGACGACCCGGCGACAGCTGGTGCGGGTGGACTTAATCCGGTGTCGGCGGCCGGCGTGCACCGGGGGGCAGTGTCAGGAAACGGGGGCGCGTTCGCGCCCGTCGTCGTGCCCATGTCGAACCAGTACTGCGACGTGGCGGAGCTGACGTGGGAAAAGAGCAACATCTCGTCGCACGGGCTGCTCAACCGGCCGGTGCCCAAGTACCAGCCCGCCGCGTCATCGCAGCTGCATGCCATAGGAGTCAGTGCCGGCGGCGGGGACCGGGAGACGCTCGAGGCAGTGGTCGGCGAGGCGGCCGCGCGGTCGCACTTCGCGCAGCCAGTGCCCGCCGCGCCGTGGTTCCGGATGGGGGCGGCGGTCGGCGTCGGCGCCGTGGCGCGCACGCCCGCGGACGCGCTCGTGCCCTGTGCGAGggacgaggcggcggagggggaggcAGCGCGGAGGAAGCGAGCGCGGGTGGTCGGCGAGGATGGGCTGGTGTGCGCCAGCCAAGGGAGCGCCGCCCCCGGCCGCCGCGGCGAGAGCGCGCTGTTCACACTGGACGTCTCCGGCGGCACCGCGACCGACGACGTGTGCGGGTTCACAACGACGACCAACAACTCGACGTCGCTGGAGCGGGAGGACAAGGGCTCCCCGGACACGGAAAACACCAGCATCGGCGGAGGGGTCAGTGACTTGCGCTGCTTCAGCCGTCGGTCACAG AGAGACGGCTTGTGCGACGATGGGGATACTGTGGTGATCAACGGGGAAGCGGCAATGAGGTCGTCGTCGATTTCCACCAAGAGGAGCCGGGCCGCTGCTATCCATAACGAATCTGAGCGA AAACGAAGGGACAGGATCAACCAGAAGATGAAAACCTTGCAAAAGCTCGTCCCGAACTCAAGCAAG ACGGACAAGGCGTCGTTGCTGGACGAGGTGATCGACTACCTGAAGCAGCTGCAGGCGCAGGTGCAGATGATGAGCCGGATGAGCAGCATGATGATGCCCATGGCCATGCCGCAGCTGCAGATGTCCGTCATGGCGCAGATGGCACAAATGGCCCAGATGGCGCAGATGGCCCAGGGCATGATGAACATGGGCTCCCTCGCGCAGCCGGGCTACGCCGGCCTCACGCTGCCCATGATGCACCCGCCGCCCTTCGTCCCCATGTCCTGGGACGCCGCCGCTTCCACCTCCGGCGCCAGGGCCGACCGCTCGCAGCagcccggcggcggcgccgtgcCGGACGCCTTCTCCGCCCTCATCGCTTGCCAAGCGCAGCAGAATGGCCAG CAACCGAGCAGCACGGAGGCGTACAGCAAGATGGTAGCGCTGTACCAGAAGAtgaaccagcagcagcagcagcagagccaGCCCACCAACTCATCCAAACAGTGA